From a single Fusarium fujikuroi IMI 58289 draft genome, chromosome FFUJ_chr03 genomic region:
- a CDS encoding probable thioredoxin, translating into METIYIVFGLLALFMIAQAVFADRSPIPETSGKVYKISAPSELDSVFASNTHVVVDFYADWCPPCRAIAPVFSNLADAHASEGQLAFAKVNTDHVKDVAAKYGISAMPTFVFFENGIAKGVQVEGVNSRAVAFTKDGRVDRIRGADRGALEAVVKALASEK; encoded by the exons ATGGAGACAATCTATATCGTCTTCGGCCTTTTGGCTCTGTTCATGATTGCCCAG GCCGTATTCGCGGATCGTTCACCCATCCCCGAAACATCCGGCAAGGTCTACAAGATCTCCGCCCCGTCGGAGCTCGACTCAGTCTTCGCATCAAACACACATGTCGTGGTTGATTTCTACGCAGACTGGTGTCCGCCGTGCCGTGCCATCGCGCCTGTATTCTCAAACCTAGCAGACGCTCACGCCTCAGAGGGACAACTTGCCTTTGCCAAGGTCAACACTGATCATGTGAAGGATGTTGCAGCCAAGTATGGAATCAGCGCTATGCCGACTTTCGTGTTTTTTGAGAATGGCATTGCGAAGGGTGTGCAGGTTGAGGGGGTGAACAGCAGGGCTGTTGCGTTTACGAAGGATGGCAGGGTTGATAGGATTAGGGGTGCGGATCGGGGGGCgcttgaggctgttgttAAGGCTTTGGCTAGTGAGAAGTGA
- a CDS encoding related to oxidoreductase, zinc-binding dehydrogenase family superfamily, whose protein sequence is MTSNNAAYLVAEKAPLEVKPAPYPEPKDDDIIIESHAVALNPVDSAQQRLGPSIFPWLKFPAILGCDVAGRITAVGSDVTKYKIGDRVIGYNMGTYQEYVPVKEYFCAKLPDNIGFAEAAVLPLCLSVAVKTLFHPDYLALDLPTTETKANGKVILIWGGSTSVGCNIIQLAKAAGFEVLTTASPKNFDYLKKLGASQTFDYNSPTIKEDLLIAVKGKVVAGAIANGGLDVSVYPSIVDTCAAVALSSPDNCKLVPLTMVPRFPVPDGVEAKFVVPLATDKDLASWIFNDYISEALASGSFVPAPEAEVVGHGLESLQSALDTLDAGVSAKKIVVTMK, encoded by the coding sequence ATGACCTCAAACAACGCTGCTTATCTCGTCGCTGAAAAGGCACCTCTCGAGGTGAAGCCAGCACCATACCCAGAACCCAAGGAtgacgatatcatcatcgaGAGTCATGCAGTAGCTCTCAATCCTGTCGATTCAGCCCAGCAGAGACTTGGACCCTCTATTTTCCCCTGGCTCAAGTTCCCAGCTATTCTTGGCTGCGATGTCGCGGGACGTATCACGGCCGTTGGCTCTGATGTTACGAAGTACAAGATCGGCGACCGTGTGATTGGATATAACATGGGTACCTATCAGGAATATGTTCCTGTCAAAGAATATTTCTGTGCCAAACTCCCTGATAACATTGGCTTTGCAGAGGCAGCTGTGCTTCCTCTTTGTTTGAGTGTTGCTGTCAAGACGTTGTTCCATCCTGACTACCTTGCGCTTGACCTCCCTACTACAGAGACTAAAGCCAATGGAAAAGTCATTCTCATCTGGGGTGGATCTACCAGTGTTGGCTGTAACATCATCCAACTTGCAAAAGCAGCTGGTTTCGAGGTGCTTACTACCGCCTCGCCCAAGAACTTTGACTACCTCAAGAAACTTGGGGCCAGCCAGACCTTTGACTACAACTCCCCAACCATCAAGGAAGATCTCCTCATCGCAGTCAAAGGAAAGGTCGTGGCCGGTGCCATAGCCAACGGCGGCTTGGACGTCTCAGTCTATCCTTCAATCGTGGACACTTGTGCAGCTGTAGCCCTGAGCTCGCCAGACAATTGCAAGCTTGTCCCCCTCACAATGGTTCCGCGATTTCCAGTCcccgatggtgttgaggccaaGTTTGTCGTCCCTCTGGCAACTGATAAAGACCTTGCTTCGTGGATCTTCAATGATTATATCTCGGAGGCGCTGGCAAGTGGAAGTTTTGTGCCCGCACCTGAGGCAGAAGTTGTTGGTCACGGACTTGAGAGTCTTCAGTCTGCTTTGGACACTCTTGATGCTGGTGTATCGGCCAAGAAGATTGTTGTTACTATGAAATGA
- a CDS encoding related to cytochrome P450, with the protein MACPFSNPRNLFDDLATARETPSIEYSEKLGGYVISRYDDIVSVLDNPGAFSSRPTVPDFPPQVKQIFANKVPERGTLLAYDNPDHDRLRMSVASFFVPRRLERFEPLLRATAHDLIDGFVEKGCADIKSNFALPLPLRTIVIVSGLDPSRWQWIGRCLALFGGITQTNEELSIEQRVQDVLDLHEYVAQVIQQRKTDRRDDLISHIWNERDAGVVEMTDYEHLSMIPGLLLAGHETTTNLLSMGISHLLHHNLWDAATKDEEARKSAIEELLRYESAITGMERLVKEESKIGDHTVQPGEKLFVAYNSGSRDTTKFDNPDKLDLNRQHKHQHLGFGRGIHACLGAPFARLLLRTELAVLKERLRNLRLKTPYEEIQYCRVHAGRGPERVEIQWDVQFRDELRVNVGHANVNSTLRASAKTEELELVVRNVEKVAERIIRLTLCPKNDGKVPKWSPGSHIDVQAGTIGYRQYSICSKPSEDQHIKIAVLQENGTGASNWIHQNATKGSQMLIRGPRNHFSLEFGSRKTIFIAGGIGVTPIIPMTEAAKESGVDYSILYLGRSKNNLAFVSELTEEHGDRFTLWVSQDHGGKRFDLKSYLQQEDLLDLRVYCCGPEALLTGVEEALADAPPGVLRLERFAVHSTGNTKPNTSFDVVLARSNKILRVQEDKSVLEVINEAGAGVLSTCRTGVCGTCEVRVLDGLVDHRDVVLTHSEKAEGKSMMPCVSRCLGKKLTLDLW; encoded by the coding sequence ATGGCATGCCCTTTCAGTAACCCGAGAAACCTCTTCGACGACCTCGCCACGGCCCGAGAAACACCTAGTATAGAATACAGCGAGAAACTCGGAGGCTATGTTATTTCTCGGTACGACGATATAGTCTCAGTTCTAGATAACCCCGGTGCTTTCAGCTCAAGGCCCACCGTACCCGATTTCCCACCACAGGTTAAGCAAATCTTCGCAAACAAGGTCCCGGAAAGGGGGACTTTGCTCGCGTATGACAATCCTGATCATGATAGGCTGAGAATGAGCGTAGCATCTTTCTTCGTGCCTAGAAGACTAGAGCGTTTTGAGCCTTTGTTAAGAGCAACAGCTCATGATCTGATAGACGGGTTTGTCGAAAAGGGTTGTGCTGATATCAAGAGCAACTTTGCACTTCCATTACCCCTACGGACTATCGTCATAGTTTCTGGTCTAGACCCATCGCGATGGCAATGGATTGGGAGATGTCTCGCTCTGTTCGGTGGGATTACACAAACGAACGAGGAGTTGAGCATTGAGCAGCGAGTTCAAGATGTATTAGATCTTCACGAATATGTTGCTCAAGTCATCCAACAGCGCAAAACAGACAGAAGAGACGACCTGATCAGTCATATCTGGAATGAAAGAGACGCTGGAGTGGTCGAGATGACAGACTATGAGCATCTCAGCATGATTCCAGGACTTCTCTTGGCTGGACATGAAACAACTACCAACCTCCTCTCAATGGGGATATCGCATCTATTACATCACAATCTATGGGATGCCGCCAcaaaagatgaagaggcgaGAAAATCTGCGATCGAAGAACTTCTTCGATATGAGTCTGCTATTACCGGAATGGAACGCCTCGTTAAAGAAGAGTCCAAGATCGGAGATCACACTGTCCAGCCtggcgagaagctcttcGTTGCATATAATTCAGGAAGTCGAGACACCACAAAATTTGACAATCCCGATAAACTGGACTTGAATAGACAGCATAAGCACCAGCACCTTGGTTTTGGACGCGGCATTCATGCTTGTCTTGGTGCACCTTTTGCACGGCTTCTTCTCCGAACAGAACTTGCGGTGCTGAAGGAGAGACTGCGAAACCTGAGGCTCAAGACACCATATGAAGAGATTCAGTACTGTAGGGTTCATGCCGGTCGTGGACCAGAAAGAGTCGAGATACAATGGGATGTGCAGTTTCGGGATGAGTTGCGCGTCAACGTTGGCCACGCCAATGTCAACTCCACGCTTCGGGCATCTGCAAAAACAGAAGAGTTGGAGTTGGTCGTTAGAAATGTCGAGAAAGTTGCAGAGAGGATAATTCGCCTGACACTCTGTCCCAAAAATGATGGAAAGGTACCAAAATGGTCTCCTGGGTCACACATCGACGTCCAAGCTGGCACTATTGGCTATCGTCAATATTCTATATGCTCAAAACCTTCCGAAGATCAGCACATAAAAATAGCGGTACTTCAAGAGAACGGTACTGGTGCTTCGAATTGGATCCATCAAAATGCCACAAAGGGAAGCCAGATGTTAATTCGTGGACCGCGCAACCACTTCAGTCTTGAGTTTGGTTCCCGCAAGACAATATTCATCGCTGGAGGTATCGGAGTCACTCCGATCATACCAATGACCGAAGCTGCGAAAGAGTCTGGTGTTGACTACTCCATTCTGTACCTCGGCCGCTCGAAGAACAACCTTGCATTTGTGAGCGAGTTGACAGAGGAACATGGCGATCGCTTCACACTTTGGGTCAGCCAAGACCACGGTGGTAAAAGATTTGACCTGAAATCCTACCTGCAGCAAGAAGACCTCCTCGATCTACGAGTATACTGTTGCGGTCCAGAGGCTCTCCTAACAGGGGTCGAGGAAGCCCTGGCAGACGCACCACCAGGAGTTCTACGACTCGAGCGCTTCGCGGTACATAGTACTGGAAACACGAAGCCAAATACTTCGTTCGACGTTGTTTTGGCGCGCAGTAACAAGATTCTGCGAGTACAGGAGGATAAATCGGTTCTAGAGGTGATCAATGAAGCAGGTGCTGGAGTGCTCTCGACGTGTAGGACTGGAGTGTGTGGAACTTGTGAAGTGAGAGTTCTTGACGGGCTTGTTGATCATCGAGATGTGGTTCTTACGCATTCCGAGAAAGCGGAGGGGAAGAGTATGATGCCGTGTGTTTCGAGATGTCTTGGGAAGAAGTTGACATTGGATCTTTGGTAG
- a CDS encoding related to HOL1 protein (member of major facilitator superfamily): MDEKSDFPDLATIASADHIEDEKKAHTAHDGGHIEGNALLVNRQGEIRKIPVPSSDPNDPLNFKPWEKYGLVFCCCWFSVMGLSVASGLGAILNVFFEMYIPKGFNSDQVVLLITLPTLFIGLGNYIILPLSLAYGRRPIFLISVVVLLAASIAAATQNSYYGHLVSRILQGIATGASESLLPLMLTEVTFLHERAFIFGLYWMVQNAISSSLNLASSYVNADLGWRWYYWVFTITVGVGLIIAFLLGFETQFTRPAASLDGQLVITDEFGVTKVIPDSEAQAYLEEMSSSGLTAPNAGNPAQVIERKAYVERLRPWSKPSSQPLRVILLSWKYMLASFSSPGILYAVLTSSIALGCGVGMSLTYNQVLMQYYHWEAKDIGLINIGGVVGAVLGMLYCTFLANPFVLWMARRNRGIHQPEHHLITMAPPAVVGVGMLLLYGFTAGGGATWWGPYLGWTVFQYSFTAVIIISTTFASEAAPKHPGPALVTVVGTKNIISFGVTYGLTPMIEEHGYKWAFSVLAGLFGGIFMLGIPVCIWNPKWRAYVAEREARKGTTTTD; the protein is encoded by the exons ATGGACGAGAAGTCGGATTTCCCAGATCTCGCAACCATCGCCTCAGCAGATCACATCGAAGACGAGAAAAAGGCACACACAGCTCACGATGGCGGTCACATTGAGGGAAAcgctcttcttgtcaacagaCAGGGCGAGATTCGAAAGATTCCCGTGCCGTCGTCGGATCCTAATGATCCTTTAAATTTTAAACCTTGGGAGAAATATGGCTTGGTcttttgttgctgttggttcTCGGTTATGGGACTCTCCGTTGCCTCGGGACTGGGAGCTATCTTGAATGTCTTTTTTGAGATGTATATTCCCAAGGGGTTTAACTCGGATCAAGTTGTGTTGCTTATTACACTACCGACCTTGTTTATTGGACTTG GAAACTACATCATCCTCCCTTTGTCGCTTGCTTATGGCCGTCGacccatcttcctcatctccgTGGTCGTTCTTCTCGCCGCTAGCATCGCAGCAGCCACTCAAAACAGCTACTACGGCCATCTCGTCTCACGCATCCTTCAGGGTATCGCAACAGGTGCATCcgagtctcttcttcctctcatgCTCACAGAGGTAACATTCCTCCATGAACGCGCCTTCATCTTTGGTCTCTACTGGATGGTCCAAAACGCCATTTCATCCTCTCTCAACCTGGCATCGTCATACGTCAACGCTGATCTCGGTTGGAGGTGGTACTACTGGGTATTCACCATCACTGTTGGAGTCGGTTTGATCATTGctttcttgcttggctttgagacCCAATTTACTCGTCCTGCTGCCTCGCTTGATGGTCAACTTGTCATCACTGATGAGTTTGGCGTCACAAAGGTCATTCCTGATTCTGAGGCTCAGGCTTATCTGGAGGAGATGTCGAGTTCGGGATTGACGGCGCCTAATGCTGGAAATCCTGCTCAGGTTATTGAGCGCAAGGCATATGTTGAGCGTCTCCGACCTTGGTCTAAGCCATCTTCTCAGCCATTGCGTGTTATTCTGCTGAGCTGGAAGTACATGCTCGCCTCATTCTCGTCACCTGGTATTTTATATGCCGTCCTCACATCTTCAATCGCTCTTGGATGTGGTGTTGGCATGTCCTTGACATACAACCAGGTTCTCATGCAGTACTATCACTGGGAAGCTAAGGACATTGGCTTGATCAACATTGGTGGAGTCGTTGGAGCTGTTCTGGGCATGCTCTACTGCACATTCCTCGCCAATCCCTTCGTTCTCTGGATGGCTCGCCGTAATCGCGGTATTCACCAGCCTGAGCACCACCTCATCACCATGGCTCCTCCAGCTGTTGTCGGCGTGGGTATGCTTCTCCTCTATGGCTTCACTGCCGGTGGAGGCGCAACTTGGTGGGGACCGTATCTCGGTTGGACCGTCTTCCAGTATTCATTCACggcagtcatcatcatctcgacgACATTTGCTTCTGAGGCTGCTCCCAAGCATCCTGGTCCGGCGCTCGTCACTGTCGTCGGTaccaagaacatcatctcTTTTGGTGTTACCTATGGATTGACTCCTATGATTGAGGAGCACGGGTATAAATGGGCTTTTAGTGTCTTGGCTGGATTATTTGGTGGAATCTTCATGCTGGGTATTCCTGTCTGTATCTGGAACCCCAAGTGGCGTGCTTATGTTGCTGAGAGGGAGGCTCGAAAGGGTACTACAACCACTGATTAA
- a CDS encoding related to cycloeucalenol cycloisomerase, whose protein sequence is MSTSSKKNQISAQYLEADKRWTEGLILAQSPFWVIAVAFVMLSGIINTWNDVDYMLFSITVALPSILLPALLSKPGGRPWYRRYWVKLNLWVSIIVFTGTYFISHYFFDLMGMRYMFNNKVNFSSAVAGRTGGEVPLFLYPLTHAYFMSYFTFLLVAERKITRRLQLSRVGLVFVVLALSYAVALGETFFMASPLLSNVFLYEKRDRMMKVGTFGYMIFFVTGLPILGRIDSRGEDWPLSRVVTEALAAFACILLLFELWAKIIGPL, encoded by the coding sequence ATGTCAACATCATCTAAGAAGAACCAAATCTCTGCTCAATATCTCGAAGCCGACAAAAGATGGACAGAGGGTCTGATCCTTGCCCAAAGCCCTTTCTGGGTCATCGCCGTGGCATTCGTTATGCTGAGTGGTATCATTAACACCTGGAACGACGTTGATTATATGCTCTTCTCTATTACCGTTGCCTTGCCCTCCATACTTCTCCCAGCACTCCTATCGAAACCTGGTGGTCGTCCATGGTACCGCAGGTACTGGGTGAAACTCAACCTATGGGTCTCGATCATAGTCTTCACGGGAACTTACTTCATCTCTCACTACTTCTTCGATCTTATGGGCATGCGATACATGTTCAACAACAAAGTGAATTTCAgctctgctgttgctggtcgAACGGGTGGCGAAGTCCCTTTGTTCTTGTATCCGCTTACGCATGCATATTTTATGAGTTACTTCACTTTCTTGTTGGTTGCAGAGCGCAAAATTACTCGTCGATTACAGCTTAGTCGTGTCGGACTTGTGTTTGTGGTGCTGGCCCTTTCATACGCAGTTGCGCTCGGAGAAACATTCTTCATGGCGAGCCCTCTTCTTTCCAACGTGTTTCTCtatgagaagagagatcGAATGATGAAAGTAGGAACATTTGGGTATATGATATTCTTCGTCACTGGCTTGCCTATCCTCGGACGCATCGATAGCCGTGGCGAAGATTGGCCTCTCAGCAGAGTAGTCACGGAAGCTCTTGCTGCATTTGCATGCATACTGCTGTTGTTTGAGCTTTGGGCAAAGATAATTGGGCCtctttga
- a CDS encoding related to multidrug resistant protein gives MSTELDAEKQQPGIPIPWERDPENPQNWSLRKKTLNLGIVSILGFITPLESSVIVPGVPLLKEDFHETRPPVTSLVVSIFVLGFAFGPVLLSPLSELYGRRLLLNICNVVTLGFSIGSALAPNIATFIVFRFIAGSFGAGPMNIGGGSIADQVELSKRGFVMSIFFTGYFLGPVIGPVIGGFVAKDLGWRWVFWIMAIFKGVMTIVTFFFLTESHHLTIQQRLVKDTGDPTPNKEAPNVSQVLLRALMRPMRMLIRSPIVTGLSLYLALIYGYLYLLFTTFSTVFTEQYGFGIDILGLAFLGVGIGCIVALVVLSWLSDWLQDRLTKKYGESKPEYRLLPIILGIPLLPIGLFVYGWTAEYEVHWIVPIIFTGFSGAGLIFSFLPTQIYLIDAFTTYAASALAATSVIRSIVGGCLPIAGLPLYSALGYGWGNSLLGFIAILVSIAPLLFWRYGETLRKKYDVQFD, from the exons ATGTCGACTGAATTGGACGCTGAGAAGCAACAGCCAGGCATCCCAATCCCTTGGGAACGAGACCCTGAGAATCCTCAGAATTGGAGCCTACGGAAGAAAACATTGAACTTGGGAATTGTGTCTATCTTGGGTTTCATCAC TCCTCTGGAATCATCTGTCATCGTCCCAGGCGTTCCTCTCCTGAAAGAAGACTTCCACGAAACTCGACCACCCGTGACATCTCTCGTCGTCTCTATCTTTGTTCTAGGCTTTGCTTTCGGCCCTGTGCTTCTTTCGCCGCTGTCAGAGCTTTACGGACGGCGATTACTGCTCAATATTTGCAATGTTGTCACACTTGGCTTTTCGATTGGTAGTGCCCTTGCACCAAATATCGCTACGTTTATTGTCTTTCGGTTTATTGCCGGGAGCTTCGGTGCTGGGCCGATGAATATTGGTGGTGGTAGTATTGCCGATCAGGTTGAATTGTCGAAAAGAGGTTTTGTGATGTCGATATTCTTCACTGGTTACTTCTTGGGCCCTGTCATCGG GCCTGTAATCGGTGGCTTCGTTGCGAAGGACCTCGGATGGAGATGGGTGTTCTGGATCATGGCCATCTTT AAAGGAGTCATGACGATCgtgaccttcttctttctcaccGAGTCCCATCACCTCACGATCCAGCAGAGACTAGTCAAGGACACAGGCGACCCTACTCCTAACAAAGAAGCACCGAATGTAAGCCAAGTACTATTACGAGCTCTAATGAGACCGATGAGAATGCTTATCCGCAGCCCTATCGTCACTGGCCTCTCTCTATATCTCGCATTGATATATGGCTACCTATATCTTCTCTTTACCACTTTCTCCACTGTTTTCACAGAGCAGTACGGGTTTGGCATTGATATCCTTGGACTTGCTTTTCTTGGAGTGGGAATCGGCTGTATTGTTGCATTGGTGGTTCTCTCCTGGCTGAGTGACTGGCTTCAAGACCGCCTTACCAAGAAATACGGAGAGTCCAAGCCTGA ATATCGGTTACTTCCTATTATACTTGGAATCCCCCTTCTTCCCATCGGATTGTTCGTGTACGGTTGGACAGCAGAGTATGAGGTTCACTGGATAGTACCTATTATCTTCACGGGATTCTCAGGGGCCGGACTGATATTCTCATTT CTCCCCACCCAGATATACCTGATCGACGCTTTCACAACCTATGCGGCTAGCGCTCTGGCTGCTACAAGTGTCATACGTAGTATAGTCGGCGGATGCCTCCCTATTGCTGGGCTACCGCTGTACTCGGCTCTTGGCTATGGATGG GGAAACTCACTTCTTGGATTCATTGCCATCTTAGTGTCTATCGCACCTCTTCTGTTCTGGCGCTACGGCGAGACTCTGCGCAAGAAGTACGATGTTCAGTTTGACTAG
- a CDS encoding related to alcohol dehydrogenase, with translation MSVPDKFQGFQSPSAEHWTDFQKNSFEPRPFGEYDVDIKVECCGVCASDRHTISGDWGGCPYPLAVGHEVVGKVLRVGDKVTLAKVGDRVGAGAQVWSCLECHQCKNDNETYCKHQIDAYGADYLDTGFKTQGGYSSHSRVHEYWVYPIPEALSSTQAAPMLCAGITVYSPLKRLGAGPGKKVGIVGIGGLGHYGVIFAKALGAEVWAISRSRAKEADARKMGADGFLATGEKDWTKGHEMSFDIIINTATSFEGFALSEYLSLLDVHGHWNSVGLPGGDGISIRNQDFITNGCYIGTSHLGSRREMLEMLQLAADKGLKSWIEEIPISKEGLQQAMEALKTSSVRYRSCMTNYEEAFGA, from the exons atgtctgttCCCGACAAGTTCCAGGGCTTCCAGTCCCCCAGCGCCGAGCACTGGACCGACTTCCAGAAGAACTCGTTTGAGCCCCGTCCCTTTGGCGAGTACGATGTCGACATCAAGGTCGAGTGCTGCGGTGTCTGCGCCAGTGATCGTCACACCATCAGCGGCGACTGGGGCGGCTGCCCTTATCCTCTCGCTGTAGGCCACGAGGTTGTTGGCAAGGTTCTCCGTGTTGGTGATAAGGTCACTCTCGCAAAGGTCGGTGACCGTGTCGGTGCTGGTGCCCAAGTCTGGTCGTGTCTTGAGTGCCACCAGTGCAAGAACGACAATGAGACCTACTGTAAGCACCAGATCGACGCCTATGGCGCTGACTACCTTGATACTGGTTTCAAGACCCAGGGTGGTTACTCTTCTCACAGCAGAGTGCATGAGTACTG GGTCTACCCCATTCCCGAAGCCCTCTCCAGCACCCAAGCTGCTCCCATGCTCTGCGCCGGTATCACCGTCTACAGCCCACTGAAGCGTCTCGGCGCCGGACCCGGCAAGAAAGTCGGTATCGTTGGTATCGGTGGTCTTGGCCACTACGGTGtcatcttcgccaaggcTCTTGGTGCTGAAGTCTGGGCCATCTCCCGTTCACGAGCCAAGGAGGCCGACGCTCGCAAGATGGGTGCCGATGGCTTCCTGGCCACTGGTGAGAAGGACTGGACCAAGGGCCACGAGATGTccttcgacatcatcatcaacactgcCACTTCTTTCGAGGGCTTCGCTCTCAGCGAGTACCTCAGCCTGCTCGATGTGCATGGTCACTGGAACTCTGTTGGTCTTCCCGGCGGTGACGGTATCTCAATCCGCAACCAggacttcatcaccaacggcTGCTACATCGGAACATCGCACTTGGGTAGCCGACGTGAGATGCTTGAGATGTTGCAGCTCGCTGCTGACAAGGGCCTCAAGTCGTGGATCGAGGAGATTCCTATCTCCAAGGAGGGTCTTCAGCAGGCCATGGAGGCTCTGAAGACGAGCTCTGTTCGCTACCGATCATGCATGACCAACTATGAGGAGGCCTTCGGTGCGTAA
- a CDS encoding related to F-box/WD-repeat protein — MTKRIFPISDWAPAQEAMLESPSESPPLGVSTPAQTANTTLRPEAAAMHTAAPPRNRSMSLSMPWRRPKSFAFGHDHSHSQHLSRHFNDLAVDDTEDEFHDLNSAHHETQHQHHFHTPGAKQIKGMFRRASLSINRMVHRRPSIAEDVEQTETGRPTTSYNNAHSTWSRLRQATVRRSRSIYGFDLKHDQNAYNYENSSHLPIPGFRGEPPVIPSNSGAAAKASAAMQNEYLARQGLYNMWLNPSTNDESNDRESGIGITVTLPGVESETEIGQNAAISTIDFISRLPAELAIHVLANLDAPALNKASMVCKNWNKIVSNQHIWRESCLRETTATYATSEPVAPGSGLGVPAISPANDWKDIYRVKQELSQRWKTGKARPVYLNGHKDSIYCLQFDEHKIITGSRDKTIRVWDMHTLECTLIIGPPEVIAEPDMLIDEDGNPTHFASGSSDNEKSNFSMPRSTSFPTHHMASILCLQYDDEILVTGSSDSTCIVYDVRAGYRPIRRLRHHTAAVLDLAFDDKHIVTCSKDFSICVWDRHTGDLIKQLRGHSGPVNAVQMRGNTIVSCSGDFRVKLWNIETGKNIREFTGHTKGLACSQFSEDGRYIASAGNDKVIRIWDANTGECLREMRAHENLVRSLHIDSVSGRLVSGSYDTDIKVWDMETGHQLLDFPKWHASWVLSAKSDYRRIVSTGQDPKILIMDFGADVDGIENIESARPLQIEGGFI; from the exons ATGACCAAGCGCATTTTCCCCATCAGCGACTGGGCTCCTGCTCAAGAGGCCATGTTGGAATCTCCCTCCGAATCTCCGCCGTTGGGCGTCTCGACGCCTGCCCAGACTGCGAACACCACTCTCCGCCCTGAAGCAGCCGCCATGCACACAGCTGCCCCCCCTCGAAACCGCAGCATGAGCCTTTCTATGCCATGGCGACGTCCTAAATCATTTGCTTTTGGTCATGACCATTCTCATTCGCAGCATCTTTCTCGGCATTTCAACGATCTCGCTGTCGACGATACCGAAGACGAGTTCCACGATCTGAACAGCGCCCATCACGAGAcccagcatcaacaccactTCCACACTCCAGGTGCCAAGCAGATCAAGGGCATGTTTCGCCGCGCTTCACTCTCGATCAACCGAATGGTTCATCGACGACCCTCGATTGCTGAAGATGTCGAACAAACCGAGACTGGCAGACCTACTACTTCATACAACAATGCGCACTCGACTTGGAGCCGTCTCCGACAAGCAACCGTTCGTCGCTCACGATCGATCTACGGATTCGATCTGAAACATGATCAGAACGCCTACAACTACGAGAACTCGTCACATCTCCCGATTCCCGGTTTCCGTGGCGAGCCACCCGTCATTCCCAGCAACTCTGGAGCTGCTGCTAAGGCCTCAGCTGCTATGCAGAATGAATACCTGGCTCGTCAGGGCTTGTACAACATGTGGTTGAATCCTAGCACCAACGACGAGAGCAACGATCGTGAGAGCGGAATCGGAATTACTGTGACACTTCCTGGAGTCGAGAGCGAGACTGAGATAGGGCAAAATGCTGCTATTAGCACGATCGACTTCATCTCTAGACTTCCTGCAGAGCTCGCTATTCATGTCCTCGCAAACCTCGACGCTCCAGCACTTAACAAGGCCAGCATGGTTTGCAAGAACTGGAACAAGATTGTTAGCAACCAGCACATCTGGCGTGAGTCTTGTCTTCGCGAGACTACTGCCACTTATGCTACAAGTGAGCCCGTTGCGCCTGGAAGTGGTCTCGGAGTTCCTGCTATTTCACCAGCGAATGACTGGAAGGACATTTACCGTGTCAAGCAGGAGTTGAGCCAGCGGTGGAAGACTGGCAAGGCCAGACCTGTCTATCTGAATGGACACAAGGATAGCATCTACTGCCTCCAGTTCGACGA GCACAAAATCATTACTGGCTCCCGCGACAAGACGATTCGGGTATGGGATATGCATACCCTTGAATGCACCCTCATCATTGGACCACCCGAGGTCATCGCCGAACCCGACATGCTCAttgacgaggatggcaaCCCTACTCATTTCGCTTCAGGATCCTCCGACAACGAGAAGTCAAACTTCTCTATGCCTCGCAGTACATCATTCCCTACACATCACATGGCCTCTATTCTGTGCCTGCAGTATGACGACGAGATCCTAGTCACTGGATCCTCCGACTCTACCTGCATCGTTTACGACGTACGCGCAGGATACCGTCCTATTCGCCGACTCCGACACCACACCGCAGCTGTTCTCGATCTTGCCTTTGACGACAAGCATATCGTCACATGCAGCAAGGACTTCAGCATCTGTGTCTGGGATCGCCACACCGGCGACTTGATCAAGCAGCTCCGGGGACACAGCGGACCTGTTAACGCAGTACAGATGCGGGGCAACACCATCGTGTCTTGTTCGGGAGATTTCCGCGTCAAGTTGTGGAACATTGAAACAGGCAAAAATATTCGTGAGTTCACGGGGCACACCAAGGGGCTTGCTTGCTCCCAATTCTCCGAAGATGGCCGATACATTGCATCTGCTGGTAACGACAAGGTTATCCGCATCTGGGATGCCAATACTGGCGAGTGTCTCCGTGAGATGCGCGCCCACGAGAATCTGGTTCGCAGTCTGCACATAGATAGTGTGAGCGGCCGACTGGTCTCTGGAAGCTACGACACTGACATCAAGGTGTGGGATATGGAGACTGGACATCAGCTGCTCGACTTTCCCAAGTGGCACGCAAGCTGGGTTTTGAGTGCGAAGAGTGATTACCGTCGCATTGTCAGCACAGGACAGGATCCCAAGATTTTGATAATGGATTttggtgctgatgttgatggtatTGAGAACATCGAGAGTGCCAGGCCTCTACAGATCGAGGGAGGGTTTATCTGA